One stretch of SAR324 cluster bacterium DNA includes these proteins:
- the mpl gene encoding UDP-N-acetylmuramate:L-alanyl-gamma-D-glutamyl-meso-diaminopimelate ligase translates to MIHKQTSLNHIHFSGICGTAMGSLAVLLQKRGYHITGSDQNVYPPMSDFLREHSIPVHEGFSLANLEPQPDLVVLGNALSRGNPEVEAALAQRIPYISMAELLKEFFIRGRTSLVVTGTHGKTTTTSLLAWIFANAGMNPGFLIGGIAENLKTSCADGSGDFFITEGDEYDTAFFDKRSKFFHYLPDQLVLNNLEFDHADIFVSLEQIQQSFRWLLRLVPGNGLVVANGDDDNLKPVLEQIYSPLLTFGLGPDCNVRIEDIQICETGSQFRLEGAGQNSQQIWNLPMAGIHNIRNATAVILLAQHNHLSTEQIQQGFSSFQGVKRRQELRGTINDIWVYDDFAHHPTAVAETIRALRQKHPGKRLRAVFEPRSNTSVLRIHQEQLVSALAQADEVLLAPPHRAERIPINERLDAQAIVHALNSQIPAHALEISAILEHLQTTATSGDVILIMSNGKFDNLHERLLKVLNSETGLA, encoded by the coding sequence ATGATTCACAAGCAAACCTCTCTCAACCATATTCATTTTAGTGGAATTTGTGGCACTGCCATGGGTTCTCTCGCAGTACTACTCCAAAAACGTGGATACCACATCACTGGCTCAGACCAAAATGTATACCCACCGATGAGTGATTTCCTAAGAGAGCATAGTATTCCAGTTCATGAAGGCTTTTCTCTAGCGAATCTGGAACCACAACCAGACTTGGTTGTATTGGGCAATGCGCTCTCGCGTGGCAACCCAGAAGTTGAAGCGGCCTTGGCCCAACGTATTCCTTATATTTCAATGGCAGAATTGCTGAAGGAATTCTTCATTCGTGGTCGAACTTCTTTGGTCGTCACTGGCACACATGGCAAAACCACTACAACTTCACTACTCGCTTGGATCTTTGCCAACGCCGGTATGAATCCAGGATTTCTGATTGGTGGGATTGCTGAAAATTTGAAGACTAGTTGTGCCGATGGCAGTGGAGACTTCTTTATCACCGAAGGAGATGAATACGACACAGCCTTTTTTGACAAACGCTCCAAATTTTTCCACTACCTGCCTGATCAGTTGGTACTAAACAACTTGGAATTTGATCATGCTGATATTTTTGTGTCCCTCGAACAAATACAGCAAAGCTTCCGCTGGCTTCTACGTCTGGTTCCAGGCAATGGACTCGTGGTTGCGAACGGTGACGATGACAACCTCAAACCTGTACTGGAACAAATTTACAGTCCCTTGTTAACATTTGGGCTAGGACCGGACTGTAATGTCCGAATTGAGGATATTCAAATCTGTGAAACAGGTTCTCAGTTTCGGCTGGAAGGCGCTGGTCAGAATTCTCAACAAATCTGGAACTTGCCAATGGCAGGTATTCACAACATTCGGAACGCCACGGCTGTCATTTTACTGGCTCAGCATAACCATCTTAGTACCGAACAAATTCAGCAGGGTTTTTCAAGCTTCCAGGGTGTGAAGCGACGTCAGGAATTGCGGGGAACCATCAATGACATCTGGGTGTACGATGATTTTGCTCATCACCCTACGGCAGTTGCAGAAACTATTCGGGCTCTTCGGCAAAAGCATCCTGGAAAACGCCTTCGTGCGGTCTTTGAACCGAGAAGCAACACTAGTGTCCTGCGGATACACCAAGAACAATTGGTCAGCGCCTTAGCTCAGGCAGACGAAGTTCTCTTGGCCCCACCGCATCGAGCAGAGCGAATCCCTATAAATGAACGATTAGACGCCCAGGCAATAGTGCATGCCCTGAACAGCCAGATTCCAGCCCATGCACTGGAAATCTCAGCTATCTTAGAACATTTACAGACTACGGCGACTAGTGGTGATGTAATCCTCATCATGAGTAACGGAAAGTTTGATAATCTGCATGAGCGCTTGTTGAAAGTCCTGAACTCTGAGACAGGTTTAGCATGA
- a CDS encoding SUMF1/EgtB/PvdO family nonheme iron enzyme produces MKPLNWLILFVVGLLPIAGLVWTFQTDPHLAVPEDSKNSWIDPLTAIIFVYVNPSCEAGQDPCPPPLWMGRHEITNQQFQRFRQSHSSRNYRNQPLDTPLQPVAYVSWEEAHAFGEWLTQQHSGRYRFRLPTSKEWQQVCKTRETQPWKTAEQACQWASVSDEVAATSFGWSHPTHPCNDNFTVSAPVGSFPVNTHNLSDVLGNLAEWTSEKAKLPNSAVQGYITRGGSWFSPPDQISCKFQEAFSALTSDPRIGFRLVAEGLPTPEQ; encoded by the coding sequence ATGAAGCCCTTGAACTGGCTGATCTTGTTCGTGGTTGGCCTACTGCCAATTGCTGGGCTGGTTTGGACCTTCCAAACCGATCCTCACTTGGCTGTTCCTGAAGACTCCAAAAATTCTTGGATTGACCCACTGACAGCCATCATCTTTGTTTATGTCAATCCAAGTTGTGAAGCTGGTCAGGATCCCTGTCCTCCTCCTCTCTGGATGGGAAGACATGAAATCACCAACCAACAATTCCAGAGGTTCCGGCAGTCGCATTCGAGTCGGAATTACCGGAATCAGCCATTAGACACTCCATTGCAGCCAGTCGCTTATGTCAGTTGGGAAGAAGCTCATGCATTTGGTGAGTGGTTAACCCAGCAACACAGTGGTCGATATCGCTTTCGCTTACCGACATCAAAAGAATGGCAACAAGTTTGTAAAACCAGAGAAACTCAACCCTGGAAAACTGCTGAGCAAGCTTGCCAATGGGCTTCAGTAAGTGATGAAGTCGCAGCTACAAGTTTTGGTTGGAGCCACCCCACTCATCCTTGCAACGACAATTTCACAGTCAGTGCTCCAGTCGGTTCCTTTCCTGTCAATACCCATAACCTTTCTGACGTACTGGGTAACCTTGCGGAATGGACTAGTGAAAAAGCCAAACTTCCCAATTCGGCAGTGCAAGGATATATCACCCGTGGAGGTAGCTGGTTCAGCCCTCCAGATCAGATTTCCTGTAAATTTCAGGAAGCTTTTTCTGCGCTCACTTCAGATCCTCGCATTGGCTTTCGGCTAGTTGCTGAAGGACTTCCAACCCCAGAGCAATGA